Proteins from a single region of Chitinibacter bivalviorum:
- a CDS encoding transglutaminase TgpA family protein, whose amino-acid sequence MKKAHSRSRILHPKEQQKLAITLAAISLPHLLEQVWWLGLSLALILLLLGSLSADTRTRMPRYLGIFLGVIVGGLVYLAHQTLVGREGGVAVLLGLTIVKLIETRTLRDARALILLMFLLTGVAFLHGQEPWHAAYALLSTFAIIYTAQKIEQEILPNSTNTKTTARLVFEGIPIALLLFLLFPRLPGPLWAVPDSNTGSSGLSGEEMRPGTISKMIQDDSPAFRVTFQGQPPLPAQMYWRGPVFEEFDGLRWRSAQTQQDFLAARQFSKVPRIVGLSPAINYTMTLEPHNQNWLLALDMPALTPIDSSMSNRLQVINNIPVVERKRFDFSAYLTWRTEGDSATQIERNLNLPDEINPQSRALAESWRNLAPEQRVATGLHWLEQNHFSYTLSPPLLTSQNRIDEFLFKNKQGFCEHYASAFAFLMRAAGVPARVITGYQGASQNANYWIVRQADAHAWVEVWYENQGWQRVDPTFVIAPTRINEGLASSINSAQLPFMMRNDSAWLRALRLKLDIMVNGWNQWVVGYDQQKQIDLLKKLGIDDFASSAFLLWLIAGFVTTLGGFAAWLLYKNRAPAPDPASRLYRRFIHKLSPLQKAPSQTPASFAELASLTFPRNTEAINTITALYLRARYAEDQAALQALRKEVATFQCDKTK is encoded by the coding sequence ATGAAAAAGGCCCACTCTCGCAGCAGAATCCTTCACCCGAAAGAACAACAAAAACTAGCGATTACGCTGGCGGCGATCAGCTTACCTCATTTGCTAGAGCAAGTTTGGTGGCTAGGACTGAGTCTCGCCTTGATCTTGTTGCTGCTGGGTAGCTTAAGCGCAGACACGAGAACGCGAATGCCCCGTTATCTTGGCATCTTCCTGGGTGTGATTGTCGGCGGCTTGGTCTATTTAGCGCACCAAACCTTGGTCGGCCGCGAAGGCGGTGTGGCCGTATTACTTGGCTTAACCATAGTCAAACTGATCGAAACACGAACATTACGCGATGCGCGAGCTTTAATCCTGTTGATGTTTTTGTTGACTGGCGTTGCATTTTTACACGGACAAGAGCCTTGGCACGCGGCCTACGCATTGCTCAGCACCTTCGCCATCATTTACACCGCACAAAAAATAGAACAAGAAATACTCCCCAATAGTACCAATACCAAAACCACCGCCAGATTAGTGTTCGAAGGCATACCCATTGCATTACTGTTGTTTTTACTTTTCCCTCGGCTGCCTGGGCCGCTTTGGGCTGTACCAGACAGTAATACTGGCAGCAGTGGTTTATCGGGCGAAGAAATGAGGCCGGGCACGATTTCGAAAATGATTCAGGACGATAGCCCGGCCTTTCGTGTCACCTTTCAGGGCCAACCACCCTTGCCAGCCCAAATGTATTGGCGCGGCCCTGTGTTTGAAGAGTTCGATGGCCTACGTTGGCGCTCGGCGCAAACGCAACAAGATTTCTTGGCTGCCCGCCAATTTAGCAAAGTGCCGCGCATCGTTGGTCTGAGTCCGGCAATTAACTACACCATGACGCTTGAACCGCACAATCAAAATTGGCTCCTGGCGCTCGATATGCCAGCCCTCACGCCGATCGACAGCAGCATGAGCAATCGATTGCAAGTAATCAATAACATCCCTGTCGTCGAGCGAAAACGCTTTGATTTTTCGGCCTATCTGACTTGGCGAACAGAAGGTGATAGTGCCACTCAAATTGAGCGAAATTTGAACCTGCCCGATGAGATTAATCCACAAAGCCGTGCTTTGGCTGAAAGCTGGCGCAATTTAGCACCCGAACAACGGGTTGCAACGGGTTTGCATTGGTTAGAGCAAAATCACTTTAGCTACACACTTTCGCCACCACTGCTCACCAGCCAAAATCGAATCGACGAATTTTTATTCAAAAACAAACAAGGTTTTTGTGAGCATTATGCCAGCGCCTTTGCATTTTTAATGCGCGCGGCCGGCGTGCCGGCTCGCGTAATCACGGGCTACCAAGGCGCGTCACAAAATGCCAACTACTGGATTGTGCGGCAGGCCGATGCCCACGCCTGGGTTGAAGTCTGGTACGAAAACCAAGGCTGGCAACGAGTAGACCCGACTTTTGTCATTGCCCCTACTCGCATCAATGAGGGCTTGGCCAGTAGTATCAATAGCGCACAGTTGCCCTTTATGATGCGCAATGACAGCGCATGGCTACGCGCTTTGCGGCTTAAACTCGATATTATGGTCAATGGCTGGAATCAATGGGTCGTGGGTTACGATCAACAAAAGCAAATTGATTTATTAAAAAAACTAGGAATTGACGACTTTGCTTCAAGCGCATTCTTGCTGTGGCTGATTGCTGGGTTTGTCACCACTTTGGGCGGTTTTGCAGCCTGGCTACTGTATAAAAACCGTGCCCCAGCCCCTGATCCAGCAAGTCGACTGTATCGGCGATTTATTCATAAACTCAGTCCACTGCAAAAAGCACCGTCACAAACGCCAGCGTCTTTTGCCGAACTGGCCTCACTCACCTTCCCTCGCAACACTGAAGCAATCAACACGATTACGGCGCTATATTTACGCGCTCGCTATGCCGAAGATCAGGCCGCACTGCAGGCTTTACGCAAGGAAGTCGCTACTTTTCAATGCGATAAAACAAAGTGA
- a CDS encoding DUF58 domain-containing protein has product MRIPSALDRYWQQFLAKRHPSESGKIRLRHQRLYIVPTVYGLGFAMVAIIMLVGAINYQLSLGFFFAFLLIGIAHAILLRTYANLLGLEVSSGPAVSVYAGENAYFPITLHNERSQARFGIILSSKGEPEQFCAQVSGQDHAIITLGIASHQRGKLKLPRLQVASTMPLGLFRCWTYVDLANEVLIYPQPELNPPPFPELGQLSDGKKKRTQGNDDFAGLRNFQRGDAMHDIAWKQSARTDNILVKLQQSPVGSTLWLNFDELTGLSLEAKLSRLTAWLLQAEAISRPYGLALPQQKIPPALGHDHLHRCLMALALF; this is encoded by the coding sequence ATGAGAATACCCAGCGCGCTCGATCGCTATTGGCAGCAATTTCTCGCCAAACGCCACCCCAGCGAAAGCGGAAAGATTCGCCTGCGCCACCAACGCTTATACATAGTGCCCACGGTATATGGTTTAGGCTTTGCCATGGTCGCGATCATTATGTTGGTGGGCGCAATTAACTATCAGTTGAGCCTAGGGTTTTTCTTCGCTTTTTTACTCATTGGCATTGCACATGCCATCCTGCTGCGCACCTATGCCAATCTCTTAGGTTTAGAAGTCAGTAGCGGGCCCGCCGTTTCTGTTTATGCGGGGGAAAACGCTTACTTTCCAATCACCCTCCACAATGAAAGATCGCAAGCTCGCTTCGGAATCATTTTGAGTAGTAAGGGAGAGCCCGAACAGTTTTGCGCTCAAGTTTCAGGACAAGACCACGCCATCATCACCCTAGGCATTGCCAGTCATCAGCGCGGAAAACTAAAACTACCTCGATTACAAGTAGCCAGCACGATGCCGTTGGGCTTATTCCGCTGCTGGACCTATGTTGATCTGGCCAACGAAGTATTGATCTACCCTCAACCAGAACTCAATCCCCCGCCTTTTCCTGAGCTAGGGCAACTCAGTGATGGCAAGAAAAAACGCACCCAAGGCAATGATGATTTTGCCGGTTTACGTAACTTTCAGCGCGGCGACGCCATGCATGACATTGCCTGGAAACAAAGCGCCCGCACAGACAATATTTTGGTGAAACTGCAACAATCTCCGGTTGGCTCAACGCTCTGGCTCAATTTTGACGAACTGACTGGCTTAAGCTTAGAAGCTAAACTCTCCAGACTCACCGCCTGGCTCTTGCAGGCCGAAGCCATCAGCCGTCCATACGGGCTTGCCTTGCCACAACAAAAAATCCCCCCCGCGCTGGGGCATGATCATTTGCATCGCTGCCTCATGGCCTTGGCCCTATTCTGA
- a CDS encoding AAA family ATPase: MTPQSRELMQRLHEVEQQLNQIILGKQSAMRLALIGILAQGHLLLEDVPGVGKTTMAHALATVLGLQFARVQFTSDLLPADLLGVSVYERNIEAFRFHPGPIFTQVLLADEINRATPKTQSALLEAMAEQQVTIDGETNVLPDPFFVIATQNPQAQIGTFELPESQLDRFLLRLELGYPDSKAERALLQGISRRDILAQLTPVLTPEALKAAQAQIKLVKLAEPLLDYIQALIAATREDQRFSCGLSPRAALGLVRACQASAWLEDRSMVIPEDVQRVFPALAGHRLILRQSGRSDPQIALQLMRSVAIP, from the coding sequence ATGACACCCCAAAGTCGTGAATTGATGCAACGGTTGCATGAAGTTGAACAGCAACTCAACCAAATTATCTTGGGCAAACAAAGCGCCATGCGTCTGGCTTTAATTGGCATTCTGGCCCAAGGCCACTTATTGCTGGAAGATGTGCCAGGGGTGGGCAAAACCACGATGGCACATGCTCTGGCTACGGTATTGGGTTTGCAATTTGCACGGGTTCAATTTACCAGCGATTTGCTACCCGCAGACCTGTTGGGGGTCTCGGTTTATGAGCGAAATATCGAAGCATTTCGATTTCATCCCGGCCCCATTTTCACTCAGGTTTTACTCGCGGACGAGATCAATCGCGCCACCCCCAAAACCCAGTCTGCCCTGCTTGAAGCAATGGCGGAGCAACAAGTCACAATCGACGGCGAAACCAATGTTTTGCCAGATCCATTTTTCGTTATTGCCACCCAAAATCCACAGGCACAAATTGGTACGTTTGAATTACCAGAATCCCAGCTCGATCGGTTTTTATTGCGACTCGAATTAGGCTACCCCGATAGCAAAGCCGAGCGAGCGCTACTTCAGGGCATAAGTCGGCGCGACATTCTGGCTCAACTTACGCCGGTATTGACGCCAGAAGCGCTCAAAGCCGCTCAAGCTCAAATCAAACTCGTTAAATTAGCCGAACCTTTGCTCGATTATATCCAGGCTCTAATCGCAGCCACACGCGAAGATCAGCGATTTAGTTGCGGCCTTTCACCCCGAGCAGCTTTAGGTTTGGTTCGCGCCTGCCAGGCCAGTGCATGGCTGGAAGATCGCAGCATGGTCATCCCTGAAGATGTGCAGCGTGTATTCCCAGCGCTTGCAGGTCACCGGCTGATATTGCGGCAAAGCGGCCGCTCTGACCCACAGATCGCCTTGCAACTGATGCGCAGCGTAGCGATTCCTTAA
- a CDS encoding histone deacetylase family protein, translated as MYGSSGATALIGHSACSLHEMGKGHPECPERIAAIQDRLMAAGIWDYLLHTNAHPATREQIARVHPESYLDKLAMMSPGQGHVHLEPDTAMNPYSLNAAYYAAGAGVQAVDMVMTGKAQNAFCLIRPPGHHAERERGMGFCFLNNIAIAARHAIAEYGVERVAIVDFDVHHGNGTEDAFYDEPKVLMVSIFQHPFFPYSGDVPKGPNMLNVSMPRASRGAEFRDVVTEKWLPALNDFAPQLILISAGFDAHLEDDMGSMGLVEADYAWVTKQLMKVAQTHANQRIVSLLEGGYDLSSLARSVTEHIKVLADV; from the coding sequence TTGTACGGTTCTAGCGGCGCAACAGCATTGATTGGGCATTCGGCATGTAGTTTGCACGAAATGGGTAAGGGGCATCCTGAGTGCCCGGAGCGGATTGCTGCGATTCAAGATCGCCTGATGGCCGCCGGGATTTGGGATTACTTATTACATACTAATGCACATCCAGCGACGCGTGAGCAAATTGCGCGCGTTCACCCTGAATCTTATCTCGATAAGCTAGCCATGATGTCGCCGGGGCAAGGTCATGTCCATCTAGAGCCTGATACTGCGATGAACCCTTATTCCTTAAATGCCGCTTATTACGCTGCTGGCGCGGGGGTGCAGGCGGTGGATATGGTGATGACGGGCAAAGCGCAAAATGCCTTTTGTTTGATACGCCCACCCGGGCATCATGCCGAACGTGAGCGCGGGATGGGCTTTTGCTTTCTCAATAATATAGCGATTGCGGCGCGGCATGCCATTGCAGAATATGGCGTTGAGCGAGTTGCAATTGTGGATTTCGATGTTCACCACGGCAATGGCACTGAGGATGCTTTTTATGACGAGCCCAAAGTGCTAATGGTTAGCATCTTTCAGCATCCGTTTTTTCCCTACAGCGGCGATGTGCCCAAAGGGCCCAATATGTTGAATGTCTCGATGCCGCGTGCCAGTCGCGGCGCCGAATTTCGTGACGTTGTAACCGAAAAGTGGTTGCCAGCGCTTAATGATTTTGCCCCGCAGCTGATTCTGATTTCCGCCGGTTTTGATGCGCATTTGGAAGATGATATGGGCTCGATGGGCTTGGTTGAGGCTGATTATGCTTGGGTCACCAAGCAGTTGATGAAAGTCGCGCAGACGCATGCTAATCAACGCATCGTTTCTCTGCTCGAGGGTGGCTATGATCTTTCGTCATTGGCGCGCAGTGTGACTGAGCACATTAAAGTGTTGGCCGATGTTTAA